The Sulfolobales archaeon nucleotide sequence CTTCTAACGGACTATATATATAGGCTTTATGAGAGGATAGAGAGATATGAGAAGATTCTCAAGGGCTTCATAACCATAAGACCTTTTGAAGAGGTTATCAAGGAAGCTCTAGAAGCTAATAGATGGAGGAAAACGCTTGCAGGGATCCCCATAGCTGTTAAGGATAACATATCAACAGCTGGGCTGAGAACTACATGCGGATCCGCCATGTTAAAGGACTATATACCCCCATATGATGCAACTGTTATTAGCAGGTTGAAGAATGCAGGCTCCGTAGTTATTGGTAAGACCAATATGGATGAGTTCGCCATGGGATCAACCACCGAGACAAGTTTTTTCGGGCCCTCGAGAAATCCCTGGGATATATCAAGAGTACCGGGGGGAAGTTCTGGAGGAAGCGCTGTAGCTGTATCTGCATATCTATCACCAGCAGCCCTTGGAAGCGATACTGGAGGATCTGTTAGAAACCCAGCAGCATATACAGCTACATTTGGCTATAAACCTACCTATGGAGTTCTAAGCA carries:
- a CDS encoding amidase; its protein translation is MSLINKPVHEVIEYIRDSPELLTDYIYRLYERIERYEKILKGFITIRPFEEVIKEALEANRWRKTLAGIPIAVKDNISTAGLRTTCGSAMLKDYIPPYDATVISRLKNAGSVVIGKTNMDEFAMGSTTETSFFGPSRNPWDISRVPGGSSGGSAVAVSAYLSPAALGSDTGGSVRNPAAYTATFGYKPTYGVLSRYGLIAYASSLDQIGLITRDSIDAALLLEQIVGEDPMDPTSLDLNISGLYKKA